One Candidatus Methanoperedens sp. genomic window, ATGACCAGGATATTTGTCGATGAGAGGAATTTTTCTAAAAACAAAAACGCCGATAATCTGTATCGCCTTTCGGTATTCCTGGAATAACCCCCCAGGAATATTTTCTTATTTTCAGTTCTCATTATTTATCTACAAATTTTTATTGAATATATTACAATTATATAGTACCCCAGCTTTTAACGACGTCGATCAGCGCGAGTGGCTTCTCATATACCACATCCACTTTTCCATGGTCAAGATACACTAAGCCAGCATTTCCGTCCAGGGTGATTTCATCTCCTTCAGAAAGCTCCCGTCTGCCCAGCCGGCACTTATGATTGGGAACGTCAATATCAAGATCAGTGCAGTTCACAATACAGACCTTGCCCATCTGGCGGGCAACTACTGCAGCATGTGAGGTTCTTGCCCCGCGGGCAGTGAGTATTCCTGCGCAGATGGCGATTCCCGGAATGTCGTCAGGGGTGACCATATCCCTGACCAGGATAACAGGCCCGTCAGCAGAGAACCTTTCCGCCACCTCGCCTGTGAATGCGATTCGACCAGAGACTACACCGCTGGACGCGGATATTCCCGCAGCAAGGGGAGAATCATGAGAGATTACCTTCTGGATGCTGATAGATTCGATATCCACTTCTCGAAGCCTCTCCCGCGCTTCCTGCGGCGAGATGATTCCTTCCTGGCACAGCTCTATGGCAATTCTAAGAGCCGCAAGCTGCGACCTCTTTCCGTCGCGGCTCTGGAGGATATAGAGCTTCCCCTCCTGCACCGTGAACTCTATATCCTGCATATCTTTAAAATGGGATTCGATCTTCCTGCCAACAGCAAGGAGTTCCTGATCTAACTGGGGCATGGTTTCCAGCAGCTCTCTCTGTGTGACGGTTGATCGTGCACCGGATACCACATCCTCTCCCTGGGCTCCGAACTTGAAGTCGAGCAGGAGTTCGTTCTCCCCTGTCCAGGGGTTCCTCGTGAAGGCAACGCCTGCCCCGGAACGCGGACCTATGTTCCCATAGACCATGGCCTGCACCGTGACAGCGGTCCCGCGGACATTATTCACCAGGTTCATCTTGCGGAATGCCTGCGCCCTGGGGTTCATCCAGGACCGAAGGACTTCGACCACAGCAAGCTCCAATTGTTCATGAACGTCCTCCGGGATCTTGTGGCCTCCCTCCAGAAATATCCTTTCATATTCCCCTGCAAGGCGCTTAAGACTGCTGGATTCCAGCTCCACTTCATCCAGTGCACCCTCTTTTTTCATGGCATCCTTTAAGAGCGATCTGTATTGCCCGGCGTCATGCGAGAACACTACTTCACCGAAGTTTTCCATCAGTCTCCTGTAGCAATCCCAGGAAAAGCGGGGGTTTCCTGTCAGGGATATCATTCTCCGAAGTGTTTCCCTGTTGAGACCCACGTTCAGCAATGTATCCATAACTCCGGGCATCGTGACCGGGGCACCGGATCTCACCGATACAAGAAGCGGTTTACGTCCGCCGAATATCAGTCCTGTGGCTCTCTCAATGAATGCGATTCCCTGACGCAGGAGGTCAGGCACGTCTCCGGGGAGTCTCCCTCCATTCCGGTAGTATTCCTCGCAGATTGAAACGTTCAAAGAGAAGCCGGGTGGAACTGGAATCCCAAGTTCTGCTATTCTCGCCAGATAAGCTGCCTTATTTCCGAAATCCTCAGATGTTATCTCGCCCTGGCGGCCATGCCCGAACGTAACCATTCTTGGAACATCGCTTGGCATAAAACCTATCTCCCTATGCTTTCGAGAATGTTTTCATGCATGATGCCTGCAGCATTCGTGAGAGAACTTATAGATGTCATGATACTGCGGGTAAGCTCAAAGCAAACCAATAACCCCTTATCGTCCTCACTTTCCCTGAGGATCCCTTGCACAGTTTTCCGCAGCGCCTCATCACACTCCATTTCCAGGCCCATCACACTGTCCGAAGCCCTGAGGAAGTCCGCCATCTCATCACGGTTGTAACCTTTATGAACTTCCCGGGCAGATATGAGGGCTTTTAAGAATTCCTGACTGCACCTCTGCGCTATCTCGGCCATTGTGCGCAGATCAGCATGGACTTCCCTTGATCCTGCATCCGGGAGAATGAGTGTGGCAAAGAACGACACCTCTTCGAGATGGTCAAGCGCATCGTCAGACGCGTTAATCAGCGCGGCAAAGAACGATGCATCTTCAATCCTCCTGGAAAGGGCTCGAACCTTCTTCACGAGTTCATCTG contains:
- a CDS encoding PEP-utilizing enzyme, encoding MPSDVPRMVTFGHGRQGEITSEDFGNKAAYLARIAELGIPVPPGFSLNVSICEEYYRNGGRLPGDVPDLLRQGIAFIERATGLIFGGRKPLLVSVRSGAPVTMPGVMDTLLNVGLNRETLRRMISLTGNPRFSWDCYRRLMENFGEVVFSHDAGQYRSLLKDAMKKEGALDEVELESSSLKRLAGEYERIFLEGGHKIPEDVHEQLELAVVEVLRSWMNPRAQAFRKMNLVNNVRGTAVTVQAMVYGNIGPRSGAGVAFTRNPWTGENELLLDFKFGAQGEDVVSGARSTVTQRELLETMPQLDQELLAVGRKIESHFKDMQDIEFTVQEGKLYILQSRDGKRSQLAALRIAIELCQEGIISPQEARERLREVDIESISIQKVISHDSPLAAGISASSGVVSGRIAFTGEVAERFSADGPVILVRDMVTPDDIPGIAICAGILTARGARTSHAAVVARQMGKVCIVNCTDLDIDVPNHKCRLGRRELSEGDEITLDGNAGLVYLDHGKVDVVYEKPLALIDVVKSWGTI